Within Urocitellus parryii isolate mUroPar1 chromosome 10, mUroPar1.hap1, whole genome shotgun sequence, the genomic segment CGTGAAGTATTGATGGGGATTTGACTGATAGCTTGGCAAGATGCTCTGATGGATCAGGCGAGGGTTGATGAAGCGACAGGCAGTGGTTTGAATTAGAACTTTGGTGCCTACTAAAGTAGTAGTCCGTGGTGTTGAAGGTTTGCTATTGAAACTATCTTTCGGTGGCACCTTTTCACGGTGCTGCTGCTTCCCACACCACTGTATATACGAGGGAGGGCACTCTAGAGAATATGTGAGGCCAGAGGGCTTTGGACTTTCTCATCCTGCTTTAATGTATCAATAGCGGGAGGCTTTTCAAAGGGACAAGAGGCAGGCAAGATGTTGAAAGCTAGTGACATCTCTCCGCCAAACTCGTCCTCCAGCCATTCTCCAGTCATCTATTAGGTCACCTTCCCTCCATCTTCTGCTTTCTCAGATATGGGCCGTGTCAGTGAGGGGAGACTTCTTGACAGGACCAGAATAAATTACAACtcacctacatttttttcttttccgtaacactggggactgaacccaaggctgctctgtccctgagctacatcctacaTCCCtacccccctttttattttattttaaaacagggtcttactgaattgccacaactgaccttgaacttgtgatcctcctgcttcggcctcctcccaagtcactgggattacagcgtgcaccactgagcccactTAAGCCTACATTTTTATCTAGTCATCAGTTTAGCCCTTGCCTTCCTTTGACAGTATGTATTCAGTCTTCTCCAATAGTTTGTTGCTTTGGTTCTATCTCTTCAGTTAGACTACAAGCTCTTTGGCTGAATATCCAGGTATTTTAGCTTATTTGAAACCCCCTTTAAATCCCCTCATATATCCTTCAGCAGATGCACAGTAAACACTTGTAGTTATTCTGTTTACCACTCATAGCTGTAAATAAATATAGCCTGTACCTACTAAGGGTgctgttttaaattttctcttttttctttcattaaagaaAGACTTAGCTGTCACTATGTTGAATTTTTTCGTCCTATTTTTCCTGAAATTGCCCTGAAAAGAGAGTCCTTTAAAATTCTAAGGATTATGCTAAAGTTGTGCAGTGTACTCAGGGTGGGGACTAATTACAAGGTTTGAAAACCTCTTCAGGTGGTGGTTCCATAGTGTGACTAAAATACTGCTTTGCTAAATTAAGAACAGCTGGAGCATGTTGCTAGCTAGTATAAGAGAGTTGGTGGTGGTGCTCTGTGTCCCAAAGAAGTCTTTGCTCTTTGGAGCCTGTGGAGCTTAAGCCAAGCTTACCCTTTCCTCATCAGTGTCACGGTGAGTAAGTGCCCCCAAGCGAGTCCTCTGGATGCCAGTTTCTGTTGTTGGATAGAAACTCTGATGGTTGCGTCAGATATTGTCAGTTACTAATTTACCATGACTTTGTAGTAAAAGATCTTATCCTTAAAACAGCTTGctttctaaatgaaacatggacAAGGTTCTGTATTTCTTTTCGCTAAGTTATTTTGAAGGCTGCCAACTTTTCCTGTGCATGGTGTGCATCTCTGAATATGCAAGGATAAACTGAGGCAGTGCTATTCTAAATACCCTGAATGTCTTGCTCTGGAATCGGTTCTTAAATGTAGTCACCAAAAGGACATCCGTGTTTTCATCAGAAAATAGACTATTTTGACAGATGCAGAGACTAACAGTTATTCCGTGCATGGACGATTGAAGCAACTCaccagagtttttaattttttctttaaggttCATAGAAAAGATACAGTCTTAGGAGAGAATGATGTGATCTCTGGGCAGGTTCTAGCTTATTATGACTTCATGATTAGCAACAAGTAACACAGTCTGAAGTGTTTACAATGTTGGGTCCtgtcttttatttaaagaaatttaaagggaATTGATAGTTAAAATGTTCCTATTTATACTGACATCAGTTCAAAAAGAGACAGGAATACCAGGATTAAACAGTTCAATGTTTTGTAAACAAATTCAATCTCTGCAATGTCAACTGTGTTCTAACAATATCTTTATAAAGCAAATGGCTTTggtatttgtttccttattttgagAATGTTTTTGTTTCGGAATTTTGATAATTGGACAAACTTATTATCTGAgcatagttttgttttatttttaggtgggaTAGTAACATCTTTTGGGGGAACGAGAATTGGCTTCCTTTCGTAAGAGTGGTGGACGTGCAGCAGACAGCTACATGGCAGGAACAATAATCAGATGGCTACCTTCTGCATTTTGTATTAGGAAACAAAATCAATTATAAGAGTCCATGTTGATCTTGGAAGTAGAAGGATTCAAAAAAAATAAGTTACCACAAAGAACAAGAACTTTACCATCTCCTTTTTGATCTGAAGACTGGGGACAATGGATATCATAGAGACAGCAAAACTTGAAGAACATTTGGAAAATCAATCCAATGATCCTGCAAACACCTACACAAGACCTGCTGAGCCCGtcgaggaagaaaacaaaaatggcaatGGTAAAGCTAAGAGTTTATCCAATGGGCTGCGAAAGGGCACCAAAAAGTACCCGGACTATATCCAAATTGCTATGCCCACCGAGTCGAGGAACAAGTTTCCCCTAGAGTGGTGGAAAACGGGCATTGCCTTCGTGTACGCACTCTTCAACCTCGTCTTGACAACAGTCATGATCACAGTTGTGCACGAGAGGGTCCCTCCCAAGGAGCTCAGCCCTCCCCTCCCAGACAAGTTTTTTGATTACATTGATCGGGTGAAATGGGCATTTTCTGTATCAGAAATCAATGGGATTATATTAGTTGGATTATGGATCACCCAGTGGCTCTTTCTGAGATACAAGTaagtctttcttgttttcttcctaatAAGTTTAGTGACACTTAGACAAAAAGTGTTAACTGAGCAATCAAACTGGCAAGGATACAGCAGTACTGTGGTGGATGACTCAAAGAGTGTTTGAATTTAATGCCCGGCTCCTCATTTCTAGCAACTTGGGTGCTAGGGCATTTGTATGATAAATCCAGAGCCATCGAAGGGAATAGCATACACTCTTGCTTGGGTTATTTCAGGCTCTTGACAagtggggaaagggaggaggctgggaaaCTTTTTTCCTCCCTTATTCCTAATGAGATGACTATCCAGCTTTGAGGTTTGCCTGTCTTCAAAAGTCCTCAAGTATTaggtttttggtgtttttgttttttgctttttttggccTGTGGGCCACCCAGTCACAAATGTTTgtttaaagaaactgaatttaGAACTGGGTCCCTGTGGTTTGGGTTTTAGATTTCTAAAGGAAACTTGTCTTCTGGTTtcacctcagcaccacaaaggaGCTCAGAGTTCACTGGGTTCGGCTGTTCCCCCACCCCTGTCTTGGAATAGGAGGAATCAGGAAGTGTAGTAGCCAGCGTTTTTGCTTTGAAGACACTTGAAAATTGGACATAGATCTAAAGCGGTTATTCATGCTTCTCTGTGTGAATTCTGACTTCTGGTCCATAAAAAACGAAGACCCCTCAACTCCCCTTTCATCTCAGtcattaaatatttgctttctaCTAGGATTCTAGCAGTTAAATCACTGAAATATAGGAGTTTGATCCAACCACTACCCATGGTCTGGGGCTTTCAAAATATATGATGCATGCCGAGTTGATATAGCTTGAGGATTCCAAGTCAATTAAGGTTTCAGTATGATTGCCACAAGATGGTTTTTAGAAGGGAGAGCTTATGCCATGTTGTTCTTCCCGTTCTTTGTTGCTTTGTGATTGGAGGAATTCAGTCTGTCTTGGCCAGAGACTTTCTCAGGTGCAGCCTTGAAAACTTATTCTACAAACTGAAGTCATTCTTAAGCATTTTCTTTCACATTACTTTCATGGTATGTTTTAAGTAAAAGAGCTGATAATTGTGTTTTACTTAGTGAAGGCATGCTATATGTGAAAATCAaagaatatatttgttgaatgttagtgattttcttttcagtatctGGAATTGATACACTGAACATAGGCCTGCCCAGGCCataggtggtttttttttttctcctataatttGCAGCAAAATTTTGTTCCTGTATATAAAAAGAGACATTTTCCAGGGTCTGgtaagtagagaaaaaaaaaaaaagtagctgaaCTCCACCCTGAAGTGGAATCTTCACCTTGGCTTATTTGAATCATCATCTAGACATTCATTTCCTCTCCGATACCAGATTAAGTTTCCCTATGTCACAACTCATGGGCATATACTTaagccacacatttttttttcttttctttttttttttttttttggtactggggattgaactcaggggcactaagccgcatccccagccctattttgtattttatttagagacagggtctcactgagttgcttagggtctcactaaattgctgaggctggctttgaacttttgatcttcctgtctcagcctcctcagctgctgggattacaggtgtgtgccatcacaccatACATTTTAATGGTATCCAGTGTTTTAGTCACAAGTCACATGAGTTTacctttttatatctctttttttcatttttggtactggggattgaacccagggcacttaacgactgagacacatccccagcccttttgtactttttattttgagacagggtctccctaagtttttgaggctgactttgaacttgggatcacaggcatgcaccaccacacccagctttacCTCTTTTAGACATCTCAGCCCAATGAGAAATTCTTCTTTGCTCTATTAAAAGCACCTTTCAAAGCTGTGGGAAAGAAATCATAAGCAGTGGTTATTTTTCTACATAATGCTACAGAGTGCTTGTTTCACCTAAGTTTTCTGTTCTGAGTATAGCTAAACTCAGAATGCTGGAATGAATATAATGAACTTATAATTTTCTGCTCATTCCTTGACCTTGTCTAAAAGCAGGCAGCACAATTCAAACAGCACTCCTCTGGGACCTGTGGTTGAGTCAAAGGGTGAATTGTTCTTCCTTTAACCAAGTGGGGAGAGAGCACTATTTGTTACCTTGCTCAGTAGGAGAAAAGGCAGAGCTAGGATAGCAAGTCTTGGAATAAAGAAATTCTTTCATAGTCTAgagagtgttctttttttttttaatcccagaaACCCTGAAACATTCTTAAAATAGCTACTGGTGTCAGGCAGCcaaaatatgtatttgtacataATTCTTTAAATTAGAATATTCAATAGTTACCTGAATTAGAACTTGATCCATGTCAGAACCACAGTCTTTGGAAAAACTTCAAACATGTCTCACCCTGAAATTCACTGTGATTCCAGAAGTCTTTGATCAGTCCTACTTTGGAAAGTCTGGTAGCTCTGAGTGGGAAAATTGCAATAGTATATTTTATGTTCTGGAGAAGTTATAACTAGCAACCCAGAGGTTAAAGGAATCCCACTCATTTTCCATTCTCAGAGCCAGAGCTTCTAgaccaaacaaacaagaaaaaagggACTGTCACCTTGAGCTGAGAGGACACTCAGACCCCTTGATGTCTACCTAggcatttttgtctttctttacttttaaatgatttttaactcatacataaaaatgttaagaaaaaattgAACTGTCATGTGATGTTTGAatacatgtaatatttttttaaatacattttttagttgtagataaatgcaatacttttatttattttatgtagcactgaggatcaaacccagtgcctcccatgtacAAGTCAAACGTtccacaactgagctacaaccccagccctatatgtaatattttttaaaataatttttttagttgtagttggacatttatatatttattttattatttttatgtggtgctgaggatctaacccaataccttgcacatgctagatgagcactctcctgctgagccacaactccagcctccttATAcgtaatatttaaataaaattaaacatacccATCTCctcaacatttatcatttcttcatagtGGAAACATTTAAAgtccttaaacattttttatgaaatatgCGGTACATTAATGTTATCTGTCGTCACCTTACTGTGCAATACCACACCAGGACTTCTTGTTCCTGTCTAACCATTGCTTAGAACTCACTGATCAACCTCAACCCATTCCTTCTGCTCACCTAACCTCCTGTGCCTCTGGCAACACTGCTGTACTCTCaacttctgtgagatcaactttCTTAGATTCcccatgagtgagatcatgtggtgcttgtctttctgtgcctggcttatttcacttaatatgatgatCTCCAGTCCCATCCGTATTGTCAGAAATGACAGGATGCcatcattttatggatgaatagaATTCCCTGTGTATAGGCACTACATTTTCcgtatccattcatcagttgatgggcactTAGGTTATCTCcatttcttggttattgtgaacagtgctgcaataaacacaaTCAAACTGCATACAAAAGCTTCGtactcctctttttcctcttttatggaGATTgaataaaagtaagtaaatcaATTTACAGCTTCACTATTAAATGTCCTTAACATATAAGGGCACTTTGGACATCTTCAAAATGTAATTCTCTGGAAATTTGTTTAGTCAGAGAAAATATAGTTCATTTCCCAAGTTGTCAAAATACCTTCAGAtggtccccaaataaaccttGTTTATAGAATTTGAGTTTAATGGGTTGTCACATTTCCCTGTGTGTCCAATTATGTCACATCACCTGGCTCATTAGTTAATTCCTTTGTGACTGTGGCTCACTTATATCTTTGATATGTCCTTGAGGGTTTTATTAATCAATGAGTTGACTGAAAACATAGAAGTCATTGAATTTGCTGGCAAAGAGtgacatttttttaagagagaggggatCATCTAAATTCCTGGTCTACTTTAATGCCCACACTCCTACACACTTAGTCATTTTGGGCTCCAAATCACCTACATTTATTGTAGCACATGAATCATTATTTCTGGAAATGGAAGTACAGTATCACTGTGGAATTACAGAATGAACAGCTCATAGCCTTTAAATTGTGTGAAACTGGTTTGTTAATgctattcttaattattttttaacctgttaaagttttctttcttgacttaGGTTTTATTGATTGCATTAAGAACAAAAGCAACCAGTAAGCTTgtctttccccatctctcttcttcctttaggTCAATAGTGGGGCGCAGATTCTTTTTTATCATTGGAACTTTATACCTATATCGCTGTATTACAATGTACGTTACTACTCTCCCTGTGCCTGGAATGCATTTCCAGTGTGCTCCAAAGGTAAGCAGCTTTGCATTCCCATTTAGAGGGAATCACGAAAACAGTTACCAAACACCCACTGTATGGTACATTCGTATACATACTTTCATAGGTGCTCACTGaaatctaacatttttttttatgtttctttagaTTGTGGGAAGAAATCAAAATTGATAAAAGTACATCtttgtgtataaaaatataattttctgctAACTGAACATtaccatcatttttcttttctgctttgtaACCTCATTTTCTTAtacattcatgcattcattctacaaatattGAGCTTATGTTCCCAGGCCCAATAAATACCAAAATGAAGTCCTGCCCCTAGAACTAATGTTCTATTGAAGGATGACAGATGATAATTTCAGATGTATCACATGATGATTAGTCAGGTGATTGTCTGATGAGGGGCAGTAAGTGGGTAGGAACTATTTTATAGAGAGATAAGGAAAGACTTCTTTAATAAAAGAGCATTTGAGCAGGAACCAGGCAAGGGAACAGCCCCAGGATGGGATATGAGCTCCAGGCCAAGCAAATATTTCAGTTGCTTTGGGTCAGAGGAAAAGCAGGGAGTTTGGGGGCCAGTAGTGGGGGTACACACCACAGGTTTCAGAGGCTCTTATGACCCACTATAAGAACTTAAACCTGAATGGTGGCAGTGAAATTGATGAGAAATCATTTAATTCAGTATATATTTTGAAGGCAGAATCAATAGGCTGTGTTAATAAGTTGGATATGGATTTGAGAGAAAACAGTCAAGGATGACCCTCAAAGTTTTTAGCAGTTGTAAAAGGCAGGGTAGCCTTCTGCAAAGACACTGTATGGGAATGTCTCCTGAAACTGCCCTGAGCAGCAATCAATTTCTGTCCTGTTGAGAGAGCCGTTAATCCCCTTAGACCTTTGCATACCTTGATTGATGCTTCTCCTTAGGTTTGTGCATCTTTAATTCCATATCCAGTAACTGCATAGACTTGCTTATAAAATGGAAGCGTACAAATCATGTGCTTTCTAGACAGGGAATGAAGTCTAACATCATATTTTACTGAACACTAAGCAGATGTCTGaggtaaaggaaaaaatagagttGTTCTGAAGAAGCCAGCAGTCTCCCTTACCAAACATAGGTGTGGTTGGGAGAAGCCGTAATTTTCCAAAGTCATCAAAGCAGAAAGTGTCTGTAATTAAAACAGTGTACACATTGGCTGCTTTTTAGTGAAGCTAATTCAAGGCATGGGAGGAGTTCAGAAGCACAATAAACTCTTCTAATGTCCTGTTGTAGTGTGTTGAGTGAAGAAATGGCCACAGGAAAAAAAGGGCAAGCCCATCCTTTTAATGGATGAGGTTTGCAGGGATGGATTGCTATGATTATGGAAGGGACAGTAGATTAAAGATTACCCTCCATGAGAGAGGTGCAATTTTCAGGACCCACATCGGTAAATGTGCTGTGGGATAACTGAGCCACAAACATTCCTGATGGAAACTTGGGGAGCTTCCTTAACTAATCATCTGCTGTGTTCACTTGTCAGCACCTCTTCCCAAAGCACAGGCAGCTGTAGGTTCTGGTTCCAGATCATTCTGCCTGATTAGAGATGAGGTGCTACAGAACAGGAGTTTGGAATTGCATTCTAAATGTGGTTCACCGGCTGGCACCGAGTGCCGCTCAGAGTTTTGTGGCTAGGAGGCTGTGAGATAATCTACCTGTTGCCTGTGCTTCTGGCTCCATGGCATGCCCTTCATGATGAGCCGTGCCAGGGCTCTGTGTACTGAAATCA encodes:
- the Sgms2 gene encoding phosphatidylcholine:ceramide cholinephosphotransferase 2; its protein translation is MDIIETAKLEEHLENQSNDPANTYTRPAEPVEEENKNGNGKAKSLSNGLRKGTKKYPDYIQIAMPTESRNKFPLEWWKTGIAFVYALFNLVLTTVMITVVHERVPPKELSPPLPDKFFDYIDRVKWAFSVSEINGIILVGLWITQWLFLRYKSIVGRRFFFIIGTLYLYRCITMYVTTLPVPGMHFQCAPKLNGDSQAKIQRILRLISGGGLSITGSHILCGDFLFSGHTVVLTLTYLFIKEYSPRHFWWYHLICWLLSAAGIICILVAHEHYTVDVIIAYYITTRLFWWYHSMANEKNLKVSSQTNFLSRAWWFPIFYFFEKNVQGSIPCCFSWPLSWPPGCFKSSCKKYSRVQKIGEDNEKST